From a region of the Fusarium verticillioides 7600 chromosome 9, whole genome shotgun sequence genome:
- a CDS encoding hypothetical protein (At least one base has a quality score < 10), which translates to MASKMPISTVYVQNLEERVKLDALVDALRTVFAAFGNVVDIVAKKNLRAKGQAFVVYDSPESAQDAINEIDGFELFGKPMKLAFARTQSDKTVELKGNQEELEQHKRHRQAEKDKRKALESAEEQRQINKRGSGSVNDNRPAKAAKSSGLKSTSATASGSVLDEFLPPNKILFVQNFPEDYDIEALTSVFGRFDGFREVRLVPGRRGIAFVEYEAEQGAITAKENTAGLHLGDKPIKVTYQRQ; encoded by the exons ATGGCTTCCAAGATGCCTATCTCTAC TGTATACGTCCAAAACCTCGAAGAGCgcgtcaagcttgatgcgTTGGTGGATGCCTTGAGAACAGTATTCGCAGCGTTCGGCAATGTTGTCGATATTGtggcgaagaagaatctGCGTGCCAAAGGACAGGCATTTGTCGTCTATGATAGCCCTGAAAGCGCCCAAGATGCTATCAACGAAATCGATGGGTTCGAGCTTTTCGGCAAACCTATGAAACTTGCTTTCGCGCGAACGCAGAGCGACAAGACCGTTGAATTAAAGGGCAATCAGGAAGAGCTCGAACAGCATAAGCGCCATCGACAGGCTGAGAAGG ATAAACGcaaggctcttgagtctGCGGAAGAGCAGAGACAAATCAACAAGCGAGGCTCTGGCTCAGTCAACGACAATCGACCTGCAAAGGCCGCGAAATCATCAGGCCTCAAGTCAACCAGCGCCACAGCATCCGGCAGCGTGCTTGACGAGTTCCTCCCACCCAACAAGATTCTTTTTGTCCAGAACTTCCCCGAAGACTATGACATTGAGGCTTTGACCAGCGTGTTCGGCCGGTTTGACGGATTTCGCGAGGTTAGGCTGGTACCTGGTCGCCGTGGTATCGCATTTGTCGAATACGAGGCAGAACAAGGCGCTATTACTGCCAAAGAAAACACGGCTGGTTTACACCTGGGAGACAAACCCATCAAGGTCACCTACCAACGACAGTGA